A genomic window from Pocillopora verrucosa isolate sample1 chromosome 7, ASM3666991v2, whole genome shotgun sequence includes:
- the LOC136282701 gene encoding extracellular calcium-sensing receptor-like gives MFARIVVWLFCFDQLAALNEFKRAFQAGDVMLGGLTVLHYKDSNDKCGVDFFPVGFGHAEAMIFTIEQINNDPSLLPNVTLGFDIRDYCETVSVAVTETYEFVRDADLYHMYTNRNFSMDNETTSCYSKDAVAPVSTIIGPYDSASSVQIATLLSMAKIPIISFAATSEELSSDQYPYFLRTVPPDRQQAKVQADLFEYFKWTYIGTVALDDSYGRFGVSALQKEAYNRGTFCLAFSEFVPRLRAATDIKQIVSRIKQQRNVKVIVVWVFGGYAKLFFKEVHRQKLGKRTWILGDGTSTEDSGLLGPYFRLLDGALGVQPRDRKDKTFLNYLYSLTPSKTRLGRNPWWKEYWKKFRNCTPDADSAADPQCSNVPLSPNEASKLFDPYLGYLIDAVYAVAFALDKYFSCSALNCELSGEACSDRKPLATDGKDLLSLLKNVSFRGLTGVVEFDREGDPKNSFFEIVNVQINSTGASKKALVGSWSSSKKPRLSLNDSAIKWTNATFATKVPSSFCSQVCSPGTRQEVTTSCCWKCVTCPGGTVSKSPGSTNCTECPRKQKPNDDKTKCEDLPVKNLNFRDAAGVFLSCVTALGFCMTVAMLLVFVKYRETPIVKASNRQLSFLLLATIFSSFTLGLLSITKPTDSICRLIQFSRYAIYTTFVSILWLKSVRIFVVFQVDSSEMPFQSYISRVKYQVGLVALVNIVDIVLLTAWFASDPPFRKEKIQPTQFIFYTCKLYGSSVGKAFYFMVFSYVLLLSLLSSFYAFKVRKVPDNFNEARFIGFSLYIILLSALCYYSVDFSVQDAWYVSVIACSTTLVDSFGLLGCMFIPKAFIILFRPEKNKKELIGAQITAYVRKNTQLANVNTRDSRSEINHTCQSSLSVDVGSKN, from the coding sequence ATGTTTGCTCGAAtagttgtttggttgttttgttttgaccaACTCGCCGCCTTGAATGAATTTAAGAGAGCTTTTCAAGCTGGTGATGTCATGCTTGGAGGACTCACAGTGTTACATTACAAGGATTCTAACGACAAATGCGGTGTAGACTTCTTTCCCGTTGGTTTCGGTCACGCTGAAGCAATGATCTTCACGATCGAACAAATCAACAACGACCCTTCATTGCTTCCGAATGTTACTCTCGGCTTCGACATCCGTGACTACTGCGAAACTGTGTCTGTTGCTGTTACAGAAACATACGAGTTTGTGCGAGATGCAGATTTGTATCATATGTATACGAACAGAAATTTCAGCATGGATAATGAAACAACTTCTTGCTACAGCAAAGATGCTGTTGCTCCTGTTTCTACAATAATTGGACCGTACGACTCAGCCAGCTCTGTTCAGATAGCGACTCTTCTCAGCATGGCCAAAATCCCGATAATAAGCTTTGCTGCAACGAGTGAAGAGCTTAGTTCCGATCAATATCCGTACTTCTTAAGAACAGTTCCGCCTGACAGGCAACAAGCGAAAGTGCAAGCAGATCTATTTGAATACTTCAAATGGACATATATTGGTACAGTAGCTCTAGATGATTCTTACGGGCGGTTTGGTGTCTCTGCGTTACAGAAAGAGGCGTATAATCGAGGAACCTTTTGCTTGGCCTTTTCAGagtttgttccacgtcttcgTGCTGCCACTGATATTAAACAGATTGTGTCACGCATTAAACAGCAGAGAAATGTCAAAGTCATTGTGGTGTGGGTCTTTGGAGGATATGCGAAGCTGTTCTTTAAGGAAGTTCACAGGCAAAAGCTTGGGAAACGGACCTGGATTCTCGGTGATGGAACGAGTACAGAAGACAGCGGACTGCTTGGACCGTATTTTCGTCTACTGGACGGTGCCCTTGGTGTTCAACCACGCGATCGCAAAGATAAAACTTTCCTGAACTACTTGTATTCTTTAACGCCGAGTAAAACTCGTTTAGGAAGGAATCCGTGGTGGAAAGAATACTGGAAAAAATTTCGGAATTGCACCCCTGACGCAGACAGCGCAGCCGACCCACAGTGCTCTAATGTACCTTTGTCACCAAATGAAGCTTCCAAACTGTTCGACCCTTACCTTGGCTACCTTATAGACGCTGTCTATGCCGTGGCATTTGCATTAGACAAGTATTTTAGTTGTAGCGCTTTAAACTGCGAACTTTCGGGGGAAGCATGCTCTGATAGAAAGCCATTAGCAACTGACGGAAAGGATCTGTTGTCCCTCTTAAAAAATGTCAGTTTCAGAGGACTCACTGGCGTTGTAGAATTTGACCGCGAAGGTGATCCCAAGAattctttctttgaaattgtGAACGTCCAAATAAATAGCACGGGAGCTTCAAAGAAGGCCTTGGTAGGATCCTGGAGTAGTAGTAAGAAACCAAGGTTGTCACTGAACGACTCCGCGATCAAATGGACAAACGCTACTTTTGCTACAAAGGTACCGTCCTCATTCTGCAGTCAAGTGTGTTCCCCCGGAACTAGGCAGGAGGTAACCACTTCGTGTTGTTGGAAGTGCGTTACATGTCCGGGGGGCACAGTCAGCAAGTCACCTGGATCTACCAACTGCACGGAGTGCCCGCGTAAACAAAAGCCGAAcgatgataaaaccaaatgcGAAGATCTGCCAGTGAAAAACCTTAACTTCAGAGATGCAGCTGGTGTATTCCTTTCTTGCGTGACAGCGTTAGGATTTTGCATGACCGTGGCTATGTTACTTGTGTTTGTGAAATACCGCGAGACACCAATTGTGAAAGCCTCGAATAGACAGCTCAGTTTTCTCCTTCTTGCTACGATCTTCTCCAGTTTTACTCTGGGGCTGTTGAGCATTACAAAGCCAACTGATTCTATATGTCGCTTGATTCAGTTTTCCCGGTACGCAATCTACACCACTTTTGTATCCATATTGTGGCTGAAGTCAGTTCGCATTTTCGTCGTTTTCCAAGTCGACAGTTCAGAAATGCCCTTCCAAAGTTATATTTCAAGGGTGAAATACCAAGTCGGTTTGGTTGCTCTAGTGAACATTGTCGACATCGTGCTGTTAACCGCGTGGTTTGCTTCGGATCCGCCATTCAGAAAGGAGAAGATACAACCGACCCAATTCATCTTCTACACGTGTAAACTGTACGGGTCGTCGGTCGGAAAAGCGTTTTATTTCATGGTCTTTTCGTATGTGTTGTTGCTTTCATTGCTTTCGTCTTTTTATGCATTCAAAGTTCGCAAAGTGCCAGATAATTTCAACGAGGCGCGCTTCATCGGCTTCTCGCTTTACATAATTTTGTTGTCTGCACTGTGTTATTACTCGGTGGATTTCTCAGTGCAGGATGCTTGGTATGTTTCTGTTATAGCCTGCAGCACGACATTAGTTGATTCGTTTGGCCTGCTTGGTTGCATGTTTATTCCTAAAGCTTTCATTATCTTGTTccgtcctgaaaaaaataagaaagagcTCATAGGGGCTCAGATCACTGCGTACGTTCGTAAGAACACGCAGTTAGCCAATGTGAATACGCGTGATAGCAGATCAGAGATCAACCATACCTGCCAAAGCAGCTTAAGTGTCGATGTTGGGTCGAAGAACTAG
- the LOC131792373 gene encoding extracellular calcium-sensing receptor-like, with product MLAPIVVWLFCIDQLAALNEFKRAFQAGDVMLGGLTVLHYKDSKDKCGVDIFPVGFGHAEAMIFTIEQINNDPSLLPNVTLGFDIRDYCETVSVAVKETYQFVRDADLYHMFTNRNLSMENETTSCYSKDDVAPVSTIIGPYDSASSVQIASLLSMAKIPIISYAATSDELSSDQYPYFLRTVPPDRQQAKVQADLFEYFKWTYIGTVALDDSYGRFGVSALQKEAYNRGTFCLAFSEFVPRLRAATDIRQIVSRIKQQRNVKVIVVWVFGGYAKLFFEEVHRQKLGKRTWILGDGTSTEDSGLLGPYFRLLDGALGVQPRDRKDKTFLNYLYSLTPSKTRLGRNPWWEEYWEKFRNCTPDADSAADPQCSNVPLSPNEASKLFDPYLGYLIDAVYAVAFALDKYFRCSALNCELSGEACSDGKPLATDGKDLLSLLKNVSFKGLTGVVEFDREGDPKNSFFEIVNVQINSTGASKKALVGSWSSSKKPRLALNDPAIKWANATFATKVPSSFCSQVCPPGTRQEVTTSCCWKCVTCPGGTVSKSPGSTNCTECTRKQKPNDDKTKCEELPVKNLNFRDAAGVFLSCVTALGFCMTVAMLLVFVKYRETPIVKASNRQLSFLLLAAIFSSFTLALLSITKPTDSICRLIQFSRYAIYTTFVSILWLKSVRIFVVFQVDSSEMPFQSYISRVKYQVALVALVNIVDIVLLTAWFASDPPYRKEKIQPTQFIFYTCKLYGSSVGKAFYFMVCSYVLLLSFLSSFYAFKVRKVPDNFNEARFIGFSLYIILLSALCYYSVDFSVQDAWYVSVIACSTILVDSFGLLGCMFIPKAFIILFHPEKNKKELIGAQITAYVRKNTQLANVNTRDSRSEINQISQSSSSIDVGSKN from the coding sequence ATGCTTGCTCCAAtagttgtttggttgttttgtatTGACCAACTCGCCGCCTTGAATGAATTTAAGAGAGCTTTTCAAGCTGGTGATGTCATGCTTGGAGGACTCACAGTGTTACATTACAAGGATTCTAAAGACAAATGCGGTGTAGACATCTTTCCCGTTGGTTTCGGTCACGCTGAAGCAATGATCTTCACGATCGAGCAAATCAACAATGACCCTTCATTGCTTCCGAATGTTACACTCGGCTTCGACATCCGTGACTACTGCGAAACTGTATCTGTTGCCGTTAAAGAAACATACCAGTTTGTGCGAGATGCAGATTTGTATCATATGTTTACGAACAGAAATTTAAGCATGGAAAACGAAACAACTTCTTGCTACAGCAAAGATGATGTTGCTCCTGTTTCTACAATAATTGGACCGTACGACTCAGCCAGCTCAGTTCAGATTGCGAGTCTTCTCAGCATGGCCAAAATCCCAATAATAAGCTATGCTGCGACGAGTGACGAGCTTAGTTCCGATCAATATCCATACTTCTTAAGAACCGTTCCGCCTGACAGGCAACAAGCAAAAGTGCAAGCAGATCTATTTGAATACTTCAAATGGACATATATTGGTACGGTGGCTCTGGATGATTCTTACGGGCGGTTTGGCGTCTCTGCGTTACAGAAAGAGGCGTATAATCGAGGAACCTTTTGCTTGGCCTTTTCAGAGTTTGTTCCGCGTCTTCGTGCTGCCACCGATATTAGACAGATTGTGTCACGTATTAAGCAGCAGAGAAATGTCAAAGTCATTGTGGTGTGGGTCTTTGGGGGATATGCGAAGTTGTTCTTTGAGGAAGTTCACAGACAAAAGCTTGGGAAACGGACCTGGATTCTCGGTGATGGAACGAGTACAGAGGATAGCGGACTGCTGGGACCATATTTTCGTCTACTGGATGGCGCCCTTGGCGTTCAGCCACGCGATCGCAAAGATAAAACTTTCCTGAACTACTTGTATTCTTTAACGCCGAGTAAAACTCGTTTAGGAAGGAATCCGTGGTGGGAAGAATACTGGGAAAAATTTCGGAATTGCACCCCTGACGCAGACAGCGCAGCCGACCCACAGTGCTCGAATGTACCTTTGTCACCAAATGAAGCTTCGAAACTGTTCGACCCTTACCTTGGCTACCTTATAGACGCCGTCTATGCCGTGGCATTTGCATTAGACAAGTATTTTAGATGTAGCGCTTTAAACTGCGAACTTTCGGGGGAAGCATGCTCTGATGGAAAGCCATTAGCAACTGACGGAAAGGATCTGTTGTCCCTCTTGaaaaatgtcagttttaaaGGACTTACTGGCGTTGTAGAATTTGACCGCGAAGGTGATCCCAAGAattctttctttgaaattgtGAACGTCCAAATAAATAGCACGGGAGCTTCAAAGAAGGCCTTGGTAGGATCCTGGAGTAGTAGTAAGAAGCCAAGGTTGGCACTGAACGACCCCGCGATCAAATGGGCGAACGCTACTTTTGCTACAAAGGTACCGTCCTCATTCTGTAGTCAAGTGTGTCCCCCCGGAACTAGGCAAGAGGTAACCACTTCATGTTGTTGGAAGTGCGTTACATGTCCGGGGGGCACAGTCAGCAAGTCGCCTGGATCGACCAACTGCACGGAGTGCACGCGTAAACAAAAGCCGAAcgatgataaaaccaaatgcGAAGAACTGCCAGTGAAAAACCTTAACTTCAGAGATGCAGCAGGTGTATTCCTTTCTTGCGTGACAGCGTTAGGATTTTGCATGACCGTGGCTATGTTACTTGTGTTTGTGAAATACCGCGAGACACCAATTGTGAAAGCCTCGAATAGACAGCTCAGTTTTCTCCTTCTTGCTGCGATCTTCTCCAGTTTTACTCTGGCGCTGTTGAGCATTACAAAGCCAACTGATTCTATATGTCGCTTGATTCAGTTTTCCCGGTACGCAATCTACACCACTTTTGTATCCATATTGTGGCTGAAGTCAGTTCGCATTTTCGTCGTTTTCCAAGTCGACAGTTCAGAAATGCCCTTCCAAAGTTACATTTCAAGAGTGAAATACCAAGTCGCTTTGGTTGCTCTGGTGAACATTGTCGACATCGTGCTGTTAACCGCGTGGTTCGCTTCGGATCCGCCATACAGAAAGGAGAAGATACAACCGACCCAATTCATCTTCTACACGTGTAAACTGTACGGGTCGTCGGTCGGAAAAGCGTTTTATTTCATGGTCTGTTCGTATGTGTTGTTGCTTTCGTTTCTTTCGTCTTTTTATGCATTCAAAGTTCGCAAAGTGCCAGATAATTTCAACGAGGCGCGCTTCATCGGCTTCTCGCTTTACATAATTTTGTTGTCTGCACTGTGTTATTACTCGGTGGATTTCTCAGTGCAGGATGCTTGGTATGTTTCTGTTATAGCCTGCAGCACGATACTAGTTGATTCGTTTGGCCTGCTTGGCTGCATGTTTATTCCTAAAGCTTTCATTATCTTGTTccatcctgaaaaaaataagaaagagcTCATAGGGGCTCAGATCACTGCGTACGTTCGTAAGAATACACAGTTAGCCAATGTGAATACGCGTGATAGTAGATCAGAGATCAACCAGATCAGCCAAAGCAGCTCAAGTATCGATGTTGGGTCGAAGAACTAG